A section of the Sphaerisporangium krabiense genome encodes:
- a CDS encoding MarR family winged helix-turn-helix transcriptional regulator gives MTEPHASDPTQHSRWRPLQSLQASMDADIARLYAEKRVKGLKPSFVGELLRLHARGPMTITELAEAAGRTHSALSQKVAAMRTAGWVETVAGDDARSKKVTLTDKAREVVGRLAAEWRATEAVIADLEAEIPYPLSRVVEDIGQALAHKSFHERLKEKLAEDPAWD, from the coding sequence GTGACCGAGCCTCATGCGTCCGACCCCACCCAGCACAGTCGCTGGCGTCCTCTGCAATCTCTCCAGGCGTCGATGGACGCGGACATCGCCCGCCTCTACGCCGAGAAACGCGTCAAAGGTCTCAAGCCGAGCTTCGTGGGGGAGCTGCTCCGACTGCACGCTCGCGGGCCGATGACCATCACCGAACTGGCGGAGGCGGCGGGCCGGACGCATTCGGCGCTCAGCCAGAAGGTCGCCGCGATGCGCACGGCCGGCTGGGTCGAGACGGTCGCGGGGGACGACGCGCGCAGTAAGAAGGTGACGCTCACCGACAAGGCCCGCGAGGTCGTCGGGCGCCTGGCGGCGGAGTGGCGGGCCACCGAGGCCGTCATCGCCGACCTGGAGGCGGAGATTCCCTATCCACTCTCCAGGGTCGTCGAAGACATCGGGCAGGCGCTCGCCCACAAGAGCTTCCACGAGCGGCTGAAGGAGAAGCTGGCGGAGGACCCCGCGTGGGACTGA
- a CDS encoding winged helix-turn-helix transcriptional regulator — MATDVAWTPSEPADAEQACPIGPAVEVVFSRWTTPILWALDRHGRQRFVELQGRLPSITPKVLTDTLRRLERDGVITRTYHPEVPPRVEYEISDLGRTLAPLFAHLNQWATTNMPKVEESRHIYDTRPPR, encoded by the coding sequence ATGGCTACCGATGTGGCGTGGACGCCGTCCGAGCCGGCCGACGCCGAGCAGGCGTGCCCGATCGGCCCGGCCGTGGAGGTGGTGTTCAGCCGGTGGACCACGCCGATCCTGTGGGCCCTGGACCGCCACGGCCGTCAGCGTTTCGTCGAGTTGCAGGGACGCCTGCCGTCCATCACCCCGAAGGTCCTGACCGACACCCTGCGCCGCCTGGAACGCGACGGCGTCATCACCCGCACCTACCACCCCGAGGTCCCGCCACGCGTCGAGTACGAGATCAGCGACCTCGGCCGCACCCTGGCCCCCCTGTTCGCCCACCTGAACCAGTGGGCCACGACCAACATGCCCAAGGTCGAAGAATCCCGCCACATCTACGACACCCGACCGCCCCGCTGA
- a CDS encoding ATP-binding protein encodes MKVHDLLGAVDLLGRAGSVSLARVYVRGLLMAAGRTGTDDVELLVGELVANAVAHSASGRRPGGVVNLKVYDDGKSVRVEVVDEGAPGGIPVVPVQVDPLSEGGRGLWLVRELSSAWGWADHGGGRTVWFEVTP; translated from the coding sequence GTGAAAGTGCACGATCTGCTGGGCGCTGTAGACCTTCTCGGGCGGGCCGGGTCCGTGTCGCTCGCGCGGGTTTACGTGCGGGGGCTGCTCATGGCGGCCGGGCGTACCGGCACGGACGACGTCGAGCTTCTGGTCGGCGAGCTCGTCGCGAACGCCGTGGCGCATTCGGCCTCGGGGCGCAGGCCCGGTGGGGTGGTGAATCTCAAGGTGTATGACGACGGGAAATCGGTTCGGGTCGAGGTGGTCGATGAGGGGGCGCCGGGTGGGATTCCGGTGGTTCCGGTGCAGGTGGATCCGCTGAGTGAAGGCGGGCGGGGGCTGTGGCTCGTGCGGGAGCTGTCCTCGGCGTGGGGGTGGGCGGATCACGGCGGGGGGCGGACGGTGTGGTTCGAGGTCACGCCGTGA
- a CDS encoding aldo/keto reductase family oxidoreductase: MLMQGGSRRHPRTTKGTTMSTLPGGTWTLGDLTVTRFGYGAMQLAGPWVMGPPADRGGALAVLREAVDVGITHIDTSDAYGPRVTNELIREALHPYPESLHIVTKVGATRDHQGGWPTARRPEDLRRQVHDNLKSLRLDVLDLVNLRLGDAEGPRPGSLAEAFETLAELRQQGLIRHLGVSNATAEQVTEAQGIAPIVCVQNMYNLAHRHDDDLIDRLATDGVAYVPFFPLGGFTPLQSSALSAVAARSEATPMSVALAWLLRRSPNILLIPGTSSTAHLRENIAGAGLSLSHEDLANLDDIGR; this comes from the coding sequence ATGCTGATGCAGGGAGGCAGCAGGCGTCATCCCCGCACGACGAAGGGCACCACGATGAGCACTCTTCCCGGAGGTACCTGGACTCTGGGTGACCTGACCGTCACCCGGTTCGGCTACGGCGCCATGCAACTGGCCGGCCCATGGGTCATGGGGCCGCCCGCCGATCGCGGGGGCGCCCTGGCCGTCCTGCGTGAAGCGGTCGACGTCGGTATCACCCACATCGACACCAGCGACGCCTACGGGCCGCGTGTCACCAACGAGTTGATCCGTGAGGCGCTGCACCCCTATCCCGAGTCGCTGCACATCGTGACCAAGGTGGGCGCGACCCGCGACCACCAGGGTGGCTGGCCCACGGCCCGGCGACCCGAAGATCTGCGCCGCCAGGTCCACGACAACCTCAAGTCCCTCCGGCTCGACGTACTCGACCTGGTCAACCTCCGGCTCGGCGACGCCGAAGGTCCCCGGCCCGGCTCGCTCGCCGAGGCGTTCGAGACGCTCGCCGAACTCCGGCAGCAGGGCCTGATCCGCCACCTCGGGGTCAGCAACGCCACCGCGGAGCAGGTCACCGAGGCACAGGGCATCGCGCCGATCGTGTGCGTGCAGAACATGTACAACCTCGCCCACCGCCACGACGACGACCTCATCGACCGGCTCGCCACCGACGGCGTCGCGTACGTGCCCTTCTTCCCTCTCGGGGGCTTCACCCCGCTCCAGTCCTCGGCGCTCTCGGCGGTCGCCGCTCGATCGGAGGCGACACCGATGTCCGTCGCACTGGCCTGGCTGCTGCGGCGATCACCGAACATCCTGCTCATCCCCGGCACGTCATCGACGGCACACCTGCGCGAGAACATCGCCGGCGCGGGCCTCTCCCTCTCTCATGAGGACTTGGCCAACCTGGACGACATCGGCCGCTGA
- a CDS encoding DUF397 domain-containing protein — MDLTGAKWRKSSWSSGDGGTCVEVAANLPGLVAVRDSKNPSGPALIFSPVEWHAFLRAAKAADL; from the coding sequence ATGGATCTGACCGGAGCGAAGTGGCGCAAGTCCTCATGGTCCAGCGGTGACGGCGGAACCTGCGTGGAGGTGGCTGCCAACCTGCCAGGACTCGTCGCCGTGCGGGACAGCAAGAACCCCTCGGGCCCCGCACTCATCTTCTCCCCTGTCGAATGGCACGCCTTCTTGCGCGCGGCCAAGGCCGCAGACCTCTGA
- a CDS encoding helix-turn-helix domain-containing protein: MPQPIQINPDESPQARFAYELRRQRLRAGWTQLHLARMLTVSVSMVGMLETSRRRPDRRFAEACDKIFRLDGVFVELWKQTRWESAPEHFRDFAAAEAQASVLQVWDPLLIPGLFQVEPYARRIFEDEPGITAETVDQRVANRLQRQALLTSTKAPMVYSLIDEGVLHRPLGGADIMGEQLAWLLKMAELPRVTIQVVPYASWSTLGLQASFTVAEQRGAPHSAYVESAPRGLTIGNRETITELVGRFDALRAAALPQNLSLDIIKDVMAQWI, translated from the coding sequence ATGCCTCAGCCAATCCAAATCAATCCGGACGAGTCACCACAGGCGCGTTTCGCCTATGAATTGCGACGGCAGCGGCTCCGAGCAGGGTGGACGCAGTTGCACCTGGCGCGGATGCTGACCGTGTCGGTCAGCATGGTCGGAATGCTCGAAACGTCCCGACGGCGGCCTGACAGAAGGTTCGCGGAAGCGTGCGACAAGATATTCAGATTGGACGGAGTATTCGTCGAGCTATGGAAGCAGACCAGATGGGAGAGCGCGCCCGAGCACTTCCGGGACTTCGCTGCGGCGGAGGCTCAGGCGTCCGTGCTCCAGGTCTGGGATCCTCTGCTGATTCCAGGACTCTTCCAAGTCGAGCCGTACGCCCGGCGAATCTTCGAGGACGAGCCCGGGATCACCGCCGAGACGGTCGATCAACGGGTGGCCAACCGACTCCAGCGTCAGGCCCTGCTCACCAGTACGAAAGCCCCCATGGTGTACAGCCTCATAGACGAAGGAGTGCTTCACCGGCCTTTGGGCGGTGCGGACATCATGGGTGAGCAACTGGCATGGCTGCTGAAGATGGCGGAGCTTCCGCGAGTCACCATCCAGGTCGTCCCGTATGCCTCCTGGTCAACCCTGGGCCTCCAGGCATCCTTCACCGTCGCCGAGCAACGAGGCGCGCCCCACAGCGCGTACGTCGAGAGCGCTCCGCGAGGACTCACGATAGGAAACCGTGAGACCATAACGGAATTAGTGGGGCGTTTTGACGCCTTACGAGCAGCGGCCCTCCCGCAGAACCTGTCCCTGGACATCATCAAGGATGTGATGGCGCAATGGATCTGA
- the murJ gene encoding murein biosynthesis integral membrane protein MurJ, producing MSRSLRAGAIMAAGTMVSRVTGFVRTMMLAYAIGTAAMGDAYNAAYAIPYGILDLLLLGVLSSVMVPMIVKAQQRDPDGGRAYEQRLMTVVMLMLVVVAVVAVLAAPLLIDLYTTDWAPDSDEFRVAVLLARFILPQLAFFGVGAVAGAILNTRDRFAAPMWAPVVNNLVVIAVLLTFALVTGHAGGDVAQVTDAQLALLGLGTTAGIVAQAVVLVVSLRRAGFSCRPRFDVRNARLGEMARMGVWTVGYAVITQLGFMLTTNLSSSAGDQAPGHGITPYTFAFQLFQLPYGVVGVSVITAMLPRMSRAAGEGRLDLVRDEFQSGVPLISAVMVPMSSLLMILGPAITVPIYAHGATTVDDAVYIGNVLQVYGLALMPFTIFQVLLRVFYSFGDTRTPVLVGGGTTALYAVLMITLYFVLPARYVVMGLAFAYAIAYAVGAVVAWTLARHRVRGLGGWSIGSALTRMYWSSLPGAVLALASVWIAQRLFGAPGFSNALISLVVGGGLGMLLYLGIAHRVRICEVGSIVGLVAGRARRSV from the coding sequence ATGAGTCGCAGCCTGCGGGCCGGGGCGATCATGGCCGCGGGCACGATGGTGTCCCGGGTCACCGGGTTCGTTCGCACCATGATGCTGGCCTACGCCATCGGCACCGCGGCGATGGGCGACGCGTACAACGCGGCCTACGCCATCCCGTACGGCATCCTTGATCTGCTCCTGCTCGGCGTGCTGAGCAGCGTGATGGTGCCCATGATCGTCAAAGCGCAGCAGCGGGACCCGGACGGCGGGCGGGCCTACGAGCAGCGGCTGATGACCGTGGTCATGCTCATGTTGGTCGTGGTGGCGGTCGTGGCGGTGCTCGCCGCGCCGTTGCTGATCGACCTTTACACCACCGACTGGGCGCCCGACAGCGACGAGTTCCGGGTCGCGGTGCTGCTGGCCAGGTTCATCCTGCCGCAGCTCGCCTTCTTCGGCGTCGGCGCCGTCGCCGGCGCGATACTCAACACCCGCGACCGTTTCGCCGCGCCCATGTGGGCGCCCGTGGTGAACAACCTGGTGGTGATCGCGGTGCTGCTGACCTTCGCGCTGGTCACCGGCCATGCGGGCGGCGACGTCGCACAGGTCACCGATGCGCAGCTCGCACTCCTCGGCTTGGGTACCACGGCCGGGATCGTGGCCCAGGCGGTGGTCCTGGTCGTCTCGCTCAGGCGAGCCGGGTTCTCCTGCCGCCCCCGCTTCGACGTGCGCAACGCCCGCCTGGGCGAGATGGCCAGGATGGGCGTCTGGACCGTGGGGTACGCGGTGATCACCCAGCTCGGTTTCATGCTCACCACGAATCTGTCCAGTTCGGCCGGTGACCAGGCGCCCGGCCACGGCATCACCCCCTATACCTTCGCCTTCCAGCTCTTCCAACTGCCGTACGGCGTCGTCGGCGTCTCGGTGATCACGGCCATGCTGCCCCGGATGAGCCGCGCGGCCGGTGAGGGGCGGCTCGACCTGGTCCGTGACGAGTTCCAGTCGGGCGTGCCCCTCATCAGCGCGGTGATGGTGCCGATGTCGTCACTACTGATGATCCTGGGCCCGGCCATCACCGTGCCGATCTACGCACACGGGGCCACGACGGTGGACGACGCCGTCTACATCGGCAACGTGCTGCAGGTGTACGGGCTGGCGCTGATGCCGTTCACGATCTTCCAGGTGCTGCTGCGCGTTTTCTACAGCTTCGGCGATACCCGCACGCCGGTTCTGGTGGGCGGGGGTACGACGGCTCTCTATGCCGTACTGATGATCACCTTGTACTTCGTGCTCCCCGCCCGGTATGTCGTCATGGGACTGGCCTTCGCGTACGCCATCGCTTACGCGGTGGGCGCCGTCGTGGCGTGGACGCTGGCCCGCCACCGCGTGCGAGGGCTCGGGGGATGGTCCATCGGCTCGGCCTTGACCAGGATGTACTGGTCCTCGCTGCCCGGCGCCGTGCTCGCGCTGGCGTCGGTCTGGATCGCTCAGCGGCTGTTCGGTGCGCCGGGATTCTCGAACGCGCTGATCTCCCTGGTCGTCGGCGGTGGCCTTGGCATGCTGCTCTACCTCGGCATCGCCCACAGGGTGCGGATCTGCGAGGTCGGCTCGATCGTCGGTCTTGTGGCCGGACGCGCGCGCCGAAGCGTCTGA
- a CDS encoding MFS transporter → MGLRQALLDVTPLRSSRSFRRLWVSQALSGLGTHMTLVAVMFQIWQTTNSAAWTGAVGLAQAIPLVALGPFAGSLVDRVDRRKLCLITTGGHAACSLLLALQGFAGYLPAAGVLGLVAVHSCLAAAGGPAARTFIPHLLPRHQLAAGLALNRIASQGAMLAGPMLGGLVVGESGVGGCYLIDALTFVVALAGVFGLPPMSPRGEPARPGLRGVLDGLAFLARDPVIRGALLTDLAATVLSMPVSLFPLINAERFGGDPRTLGLFLTAMALGGVAASLFSRTFTRLPRPGLVMLAGSATWGAALTLFGMSPHPAAGLTFLALAGAADTVSVVSRSTIVQTHTPDALLGRVSAAEQIVGTAGPDLGNMRGGLLADATSGTTALISGGLLCLVTVTLLTATTPTLRQPSTAPTPRTPSTNP, encoded by the coding sequence GTGGGACTGAGGCAGGCGCTGCTCGACGTGACCCCGTTACGGTCCTCACGGTCGTTCCGGCGATTATGGGTCAGCCAGGCACTCTCCGGGCTGGGCACCCATATGACGCTCGTCGCCGTGATGTTCCAGATCTGGCAGACGACCAACAGCGCGGCCTGGACCGGCGCCGTCGGCCTGGCACAGGCGATTCCGCTCGTGGCGCTCGGGCCCTTCGCCGGGTCGCTCGTCGACCGGGTGGACCGCAGAAAGCTCTGCCTGATCACGACCGGCGGACATGCCGCGTGTTCGCTCCTCCTCGCGCTGCAGGGCTTCGCCGGATATCTCCCGGCCGCCGGGGTTCTGGGGCTCGTCGCCGTGCATTCCTGTCTGGCCGCCGCCGGTGGCCCGGCGGCGCGCACCTTCATTCCGCACCTGCTGCCCAGGCATCAACTGGCCGCCGGACTGGCGCTGAACCGCATCGCCTCCCAGGGCGCCATGCTCGCGGGCCCCATGCTGGGCGGCCTGGTGGTGGGGGAGTCGGGCGTCGGCGGCTGCTACCTGATCGACGCCCTCACCTTCGTCGTCGCGCTCGCCGGTGTGTTCGGCCTGCCACCGATGAGCCCCCGAGGTGAGCCCGCCCGTCCCGGCCTGCGCGGCGTGCTGGACGGCTTGGCCTTCCTGGCCCGCGATCCCGTCATCCGTGGGGCACTGCTCACGGACCTGGCCGCCACCGTGCTGTCGATGCCGGTCAGCCTCTTCCCGTTGATCAACGCGGAACGGTTCGGCGGCGACCCGCGCACCCTCGGACTGTTCCTCACGGCCATGGCCCTCGGTGGCGTCGCGGCCTCCCTTTTCTCGCGGACGTTCACCCGGCTTCCCCGGCCCGGCCTGGTCATGCTCGCCGGATCGGCCACGTGGGGTGCGGCGCTCACCCTGTTCGGCATGTCGCCCCATCCCGCCGCCGGGCTGACCTTCCTCGCCCTGGCCGGCGCCGCCGACACCGTGTCCGTGGTGTCCCGGAGCACCATCGTCCAGACGCACACCCCGGACGCACTGCTCGGCCGCGTCAGCGCCGCCGAACAGATCGTCGGAACGGCCGGCCCCGACCTCGGCAACATGCGCGGCGGCCTACTCGCGGACGCCACCTCCGGAACGACGGCCCTGATCAGCGGCGGCCTGCTCTGCCTGGTCACCGTCACCCTGCTCACAGCCACCACCCCCACCCTGCGCCAACCCTCCACGGCACCCACCCCCCGCACCCCCTCGACCAACCCGTAA